In Candidatus Poribacteria bacterium, one genomic interval encodes:
- a CDS encoding type II toxin-antitoxin system HicB family antitoxin, with protein sequence MRKFEYPFKISILPPEEGGGYLIEFPDLPGCISDGETIDEAITNGKDAMFCWIETSKQYGDEVPQPSSDAHSSVLFEGGTQQQEDPFDIDINNVIHEYEPFPGNIHPTWQFDWTVTCP encoded by the coding sequence ATGAGAAAGTTTGAGTATCCGTTTAAGATAAGTATACTGCCACCTGAAGAAGGCGGTGGTTATCTAATTGAATTTCCTGACTTGCCGGGGTGTATCTCTGATGGAGAGACAATTGATGAAGCGATAACCAACGGGAAGGACGCGATGTTCTGTTGGATAGAAACATCAAAACAGTACGGCGATGAGGTGCCTCAGCCCAGCTCAGATGCACACTCATCTGTACTTTTTGAAGGTGGAACGCAGCAGCAAGAAGATCCATTCGATATTGACATTAACAATGTAATTCATGAGTACGAACCTTTCCCTGGAAATATACATCCAACTTGGCAGTTTGATTGGACTGTAACTTGCCCTTGA
- a CDS encoding type II toxin-antitoxin system HicA family toxin, with protein sequence MRRDKLLERMRNNPHDDWRITHIETLAERYGFSMNRPRGGSSHVTLRHDSGERLTIPARRPIKAAYIRQLVQAIDQLER encoded by the coding sequence ATGCGCCGAGACAAATTGCTGGAAAGAATGAGAAATAATCCACATGATGACTGGCGGATTACTCATATTGAGACGTTAGCAGAGCGATATGGATTTTCAATGAACCGACCGAGAGGTGGCAGTAGCCATGTCACACTACGCCACGATTCGGGAGAACGACTGACTATTCCCGCTCGTCGCCCGATAAAAGCAGCATATATTCGACAACTTGTGCAGGCAATTGATCAGTTAGAGAGATAA
- a CDS encoding SAM-dependent DNA methyltransferase — translation MDKSTGIGEVFTPLKWAEWLINRWAIFEAWLDGAHICDPTAGRGSFVLALLHIARGKGIPITPERLSRLTLIEMNAAHLAWFRKKVKQEFGIDFPVTQFFCQDVIMESHARKYDILVGNPPWANFGDLPSDYKTRVKPFFLTEELVPDKQQLLLGSSRIDIAALVLKIVLGRLLKKGGVGYFYLPLSLFFGDGAHRGFRNYSANQRDFAVDTVYEFTSSQVFKGINTSYCCAKFRCDMRQIFPVSYFRESHGKWTEHNAVPLKDLADPWRVVRHLNQLKTDPRLDINLSPTQVPRQGVNTCGANGIFIFQDKPSDLPEEFLYPLATKDIWQQDASSSPRKWILLPYHQQTGKPMSWHQIQEHTALKDYLESAQEVLQTRRGTLLRSAIDRGYWWALFGVGPYSFAPFKVIWEAYGKRQFRPIVLSGIDGRVWQGNQSMHAFIPCWSEGSAQRIKSALEDPEIPTLLRQLNGAGKCNWAQPGKMKKILFRE, via the coding sequence ATGGATAAATCGACTGGAATTGGAGAGGTTTTTACGCCACTGAAGTGGGCAGAATGGCTCATCAACAGGTGGGCCATCTTCGAGGCGTGGCTTGATGGCGCACATATCTGTGATCCAACTGCGGGGAGGGGCTCGTTTGTACTTGCACTGCTCCATATCGCAAGGGGCAAAGGTATCCCTATCACCCCAGAACGCTTGTCCCGCTTAACGCTCATTGAAATGAACGCTGCACATCTGGCGTGGTTTAGAAAGAAGGTTAAGCAAGAATTTGGTATTGACTTTCCAGTGACGCAATTCTTCTGCCAAGATGTGATTATGGAATCGCACGCGAGAAAGTATGACATTCTTGTCGGTAATCCACCGTGGGCGAATTTCGGAGATCTACCATCGGATTACAAAACGCGTGTAAAGCCTTTTTTCCTCACAGAGGAACTGGTGCCAGACAAGCAGCAGTTGCTCTTAGGCTCTTCCCGTATTGATATAGCAGCACTCGTTTTAAAGATTGTTCTTGGTAGATTACTCAAAAAGGGTGGGGTTGGGTATTTCTATCTGCCTCTATCTCTCTTTTTCGGTGATGGCGCGCATAGAGGTTTTAGAAACTACAGCGCGAATCAACGTGACTTTGCTGTGGATACGGTCTACGAATTCACGTCGTCCCAGGTGTTTAAAGGCATTAACACGTCATACTGCTGTGCCAAATTCCGGTGCGATATGCGCCAGATTTTCCCAGTTTCATATTTCAGAGAATCACACGGAAAATGGACTGAACACAATGCGGTACCACTTAAAGATTTGGCAGACCCATGGCGGGTCGTTCGGCACCTTAATCAACTGAAAACAGATCCAAGGCTTGACATTAACTTGTCGCCGACGCAAGTGCCTCGACAAGGTGTGAATACATGTGGTGCCAATGGCATTTTTATTTTTCAGGACAAGCCTTCGGATCTTCCTGAAGAGTTTCTATATCCGCTCGCGACAAAGGATATCTGGCAGCAAGACGCTTCATCATCTCCCCGCAAGTGGATACTTCTACCGTATCATCAGCAAACTGGAAAGCCGATGTCGTGGCATCAGATTCAAGAGCATACCGCCTTAAAGGATTATCTTGAGAGTGCGCAAGAAGTCTTACAAACTCGACGGGGAACGCTCCTCCGATCGGCTATTGATAGAGGATATTGGTGGGCATTGTTCGGTGTCGGTCCCTATTCGTTCGCGCCTTTCAAAGTAATATGGGAAGCGTATGGAAAAAGACAATTTCGTCCAATTGTGTTAAGTGGCATAGATGGACGGGTTTGGCAGGGCAACCAATCGATGCATGCATTTATTCCTTGCTGGTCTGAAGGTAGCGCACAAAGGATTAAGAGTGCCCTTGAAGATCCTGAGATTCCGACGCTATTACGGCAGCTCAACGGCGCGGGTAAATGCAATTGGGCACAACCGGGTAAAATGAAAAAAATTCTATTTCGTGAATAG